The proteins below come from a single Octopus sinensis linkage group LG10, ASM634580v1, whole genome shotgun sequence genomic window:
- the LOC115216295 gene encoding uncharacterized protein LOC115216295 — protein sequence MDHIFTLTQLLERVNEYKLPLCVAFVDYKKAFDSVETNAVLNSLQKQGVEAQYVQLLREANSGCTTDIVLLSSPVRVPIEKGVKQGDAISSKLFTACLEQIIRGIDWQGCVNGATHPPPFR from the coding sequence ATGGATCATATATTTACTCTAACACAACTGCTTGAGCGAGTGAATGAATACAAGCTGCCTCTTTGCGTTGCGTTTGTAGACTATAAGAAGGCCTTCGATAGCGTCGAAACCAACGCAGTGCTAAACTCGCTGCAGAAGCAAGGAGTCGAGGCGCAATATGTGCAACTGCTCAGGGAAgcaaattccggatgcaccaccgacatagTTCTGCTGTCATCACCCGTACGAGTGCCGatcgagaagggagtgaagcaaggagacGCGATCTCTTCAAAACTTTTCACCGCATGTCTCGagcagatcatcagaggcatcgactgGCAAGGTTGTGTCAATGGAGCTACTCACCCACCTCCGTTTCGCTGA